The following proteins are encoded in a genomic region of Palaemon carinicauda isolate YSFRI2023 chromosome 19, ASM3689809v2, whole genome shotgun sequence:
- the LOC137659284 gene encoding putative leucine-rich repeat-containing protein DDB_G0290503 — MANYFNHAFAMWMENLKAKFNWHQNAASVIQEQNAACEDGKLKLQEQLRTLQESFVFKWFSWLFPEAPRFGDCHAVASQDGFLSRWLQRCPGIGGLWKAREELQGCEHGLRQMEAEALRFNDQLKSTWFGGRLLSGFDVEHRNGFLHGNRPIYIGVAGALALITGIVFAVRKTAKEDEGEATPEMEAVISDNLNLLDGLELETDYLDGIIPVENHEEEKSKLEGQLNELRGVVDEIIAQKEEQEKLKTQKDTEYQNLLIECAEKDLQRKEQEKLMQNLQAENEKITKMQDENTELLNQLRNEMEELKALKEKEIMEKTSDYQKLENEVNKKDHQLKEQDKLMQNLQAENEKITKMQDENTELLNQLRNEMEELKALKEQEIIEKTSDYQKLENEVNKKDHQLKEQDKLNQNLQAENEKLTKMQDDKTELLNQLRNEMEELKALKEKEIIEKTCDYQKLENEINIKDLQLKEQDKLNQNLQAENEKLTKMQDEKTELLNQLRNEMEELKALKEKEIIDKTSDYQKLESEINKKDLQVKEQEKLLKTIRAENEEIKLINENENKRGNLLKEGLFSQMNNKFKEAVDIFTAALAIETEKDEETALLHVLRAEVNSATDNPPHLHIVLDCCKAIEKGVEGWKVYMLRGKHLLKLGLFDAALKDFETVKVKKSETNFKIIDDTLALKKQWEDKGHYEVLGVEQTATKAEIMKAFKELSMMCHPDRHRDKPEFIQDAFEEKYKKIVNAKLILVDKQNRRDYDEELRRQCSQQEEPWEFGGFNPWGRDDRWTYDQEPPRNNHGQWTYDQEPPRNNHGQWTYDQEPPRNNHGRWTYDQEPPRNNHGQWTYDQEPPRNNHGRRNQDRQNNQGYGDQYFY, encoded by the coding sequence ATGGCTAACTACTTTAATCACGCATTTGCAATGTGGATGGAAAATCTCAAAGCAAAATTCAACTGGCATCAAAATGCTGCTTCTGTTATTCAAGAACAGAATGCAGCATGCGAGGACGGGAAGCTGAAATTACAGGAACAGCTGCGGACTCTACAAGAGTCCTTTGTGTTCAAGTGGTTTTCGTGGCTCTTCCCAGAGGCACCACGCTTCGGAGACTGTcatgcagtcgcctctcaggatggattcctcagTAGGTGGTTGCAGCGCTGTCCCGGGATCGGGGGCTtgtggaaagcccgtgaggaacttCAAGGGTGTGAACATGGATTGCGGCAAATGGAGGCCGAAGCTCTgcgattcaacgaccagttgaaatcaaCATGGTTCGGTGGCAGACTTCTCTCCGGATTCGACGTTGAACATCGGAATGGATTTTTGCATGGTAACAGGCCCATTTACATCggtgtggctggtgctttggccttaATTACCGGAATCGTATTTGCTGTGAGAAAGACAGCAAAAGAAGATGAAGGTGAAGCTACTCCAGAAATGGAAGCTGTTATCAGCGATAATCTAAACCTATTGGACGGACTGGAACTCGAAACTGACTATCTGGATGGAATCATTCCTGTGGAAAATCATGAGGAGGAAAAGAGCAAGTTGGAGGGACAACTTAATGAATTGAGAGGAGTAGTCGATGAAATTATTGCACAGAAAGAGGAGCAGGAAAAACTGAAAACTCAGAAGGATACTGAGTATCAAAACCTGCTAATTGAATGCGCCGAGAAAGATCTTCAAAGGAAAGAACAGGAGAAATTAATGCAAAATCTTCAAGCTGAAAATGAAAAAATCACAAAAATGCAGGATGAAAAtactgagcttctaaatcaattgaggaatgaaatggaagaattgaaagcattgaaagaaaaggaaatcatGGAAAAGACTTCTGACTATCAAAAACTCGAAAACGAAGTCAACAAAAAGGATCATCAACTGAAAGAACAGgataaattaatgcaaaatcttcaagctgaaaatgaaaaaatcacaaaaatgcaggatgaaaatactgagcttctaaatcaattgaggaatgaaatggaagaattgaaagcattgaaagaacaggaaatcatagaaaagactTCTGACTATCAAAAACTCGAAAACGAAGTCAACAAAAAGGATCATCAACTGAAAGAACAGGATAAATTAAATCAAAATCTACAAGCTGAAAATGAAAAGCTCACAAAAATGCAGGATGATAAaactgagcttctaaatcaattgaggaatgaaatggaagaattgaaagcattgaaagaaaaggaaatcatagaaaagactTGTGACTATCAAAAACTCGAAAACGAAATCAACATAAAGGATCTTCAACTGAAAGAACAGGATAAATTAAATCAAAATCTACAAGCTGAAAATGAAAAGCTCACAAAAATGCAGGATGAAAAaactgagcttctaaatcaattgaggaatgaaatggaagaattgaaagcattgaaagaaaaggaaatcatAGACAAGACGTCTGACTATCAAAAACTCGAAAGCGAAATCAACAAAAAGGATCTTCAAGTGAAAGAACAGGAGAAGTTATTGAAAACTATAAGAGCTGAAAACGAAGAGATAAAACtgatcaatgaaaatgaaaataagagaggAAACTTACTTAAGGAAGGACTATTTTCTCAGATGAATAACAAGTTCAAAGAGGCTGTGGACATTTTCACTGCAGCCTTGGCTATCGAGACGGAGAAGGATGAAGAAACTGCTCTTTTGCACGTCCTTCGGGCTGAAGTGAACTCCGCCACTGATAATCCTCCTCATCTGCACATTGTGCTGGACTGTTGCAAGGCCATCGAGAAAGGCGTAGAAGGGTGGAAAGTGTACATGTTACGAGgaaagcaccttctcaaacttggccttttcgacgctgccctAAAGGACTTCGAAACTGTTAAGGTGAAGAAATCGGAAACAAATTTCAAAATCATTGATGATACTCTGGCTCTAAAGAAGCAATGGGAAGACAAAGGTCATTATGAGGTCTTGGGCGTGGAACAGACAGCCACGAAGGCTGAAATTATGAAAGCCTTCAAAGAGCTGTCCATGATGTGCCACCCGGACAGACATAGGGACAAACCCGAGTTCATACAGGACGCTTTCGAAGAGAAGTACAAGAAGATCGTGAATGCTAAACTTATTCTGGTGGACAAACAGAACCGAAGAGATTACGATGAAGAACTTCGCCGACAGTGCTCACAGCAGGAGGAACCCTGGGAATTTGGGGGATTCAACCCCTGGGGAAGGGATGATCGTTGGACTTATGATCAGGAGCCTCCAAGGAACAATCATGGACAGTGGACTTATGATCAGGAGCCTCCAAGGAACAATCATGGACAGTGGACTTATGATCAGGAGCCTCCAAGGAACAATCATGGACGGTGGACTTATGATCAGGAGCCTCCAAGGAACAATCATGGACAGTGGACTTATGATCAGGAGCCTCCAAGGAACAATCATGGACGGAGGAACCAAGATCGACAGAATAATCAGGGTTATGGAGACCAATACTTCTATTAA